TCTACTCCGTGATTATTACCACAATGATTACATTTATTTAAAGCCATATTCAACAGTAAATAAAATTGTGTATCTGAAATTTCTATCAGAGAATCTTTCTTAAAACAATCTATCAGCTGTTCCAAATAAGAAACGGAATGCCATTTTTTACTTGTAACAAAATAATTAAAGTAATCTAATAGTACTTTATGAAATACTAATCTTCTTTTCCTCTGAATGAAAAATAATATTGATTCAATGTTATGCCAAGCCAATATATTCTCTTTTTTTATAAGATTCAAAGCCTTGATAGCTAGTTTATTTATTGTAGCAGAATCCAAATCCAAAAAAGAACATAGAGTCATAATATTATCAAAATAAGTATTCAGTTCTCTGTGTAAAAAATCATTATTTTCATCAGTTTTCCGAGTAATTTCTCCTTGATTATTATGTCTAAATAAATTAGTGGCGATTTGAAGTATATGCTTTTGCCCATCTTGATTTTCAGATAACTTCAGATTATTAATTTTATATCGCTTAATATGTTGTTTTATTGAATCTTTTTTTGAATGGAAAATTATATTACTGATCCAATAATTATCTATACTACAAATTCTTCCTCCCCTGATCTGGTTCTAATGCATATGACGCTAATATACCTTCCAATGTTGAATCAAAAAGTTTAGTGAAATGGTCATATTCATCACAAATAATATAATTCTCTTTTATGAATTGTTGAAGTTTGGCAAATTCGTTAATTAGAGACCATATTTTGCTATTGGAACTCCAACCTCCTCTTAACTGCATATTATAGTGTTCTATAATACTATTTGAAAGCTCTGTGATTTTTTGAAATGCCCAATTGAAATAAGATTCATCTACTAAAAATTCAGCAAAATTATAATCAATATGTCCTTTTACCTGTAAAGCTATTTCATATAAATCTATTTCATTCAGCTCATCTGAAAGTTTTTCATTTAAAGAATAATTTCTAAAAATATTTTTTAGAAGTGGTGCTATATTTTTCAAATTGTAATTAGCAATGAGATAAATGAAAAATTCTTTATTTTGAATGGCAGAAGGCAATATTTCTTTATATAAACAAATAGCAGAAGAAAGATTTCCAAGCTTATAATGATAATAGGCCATTTTGAGCCTTTCTCTGTTATCAATAGATTTACATTTTTCGAGATTTTCTAAAGCTTTATAAAAATTAAATTTTTCATAATTGCATTTATAGCAATCACATTTTATATTGGAATGATATTCAATTTCTACCTCTTCTCGTGATGTATGCTCATCTAAGTAGTAGATTATGTTTCTTCTTAAATTCCTTAAAGATTCACGTGTTTTCTTTTCATAATCTCTGATTCCTTTAACTTCCACCGGTTCTTTAAAAATAATTTTACCATTCTTCTGTATTTTTACATTTTTGAAAAAATGAACTAATTCAGCATTAACGTTTGAAAGCCGGAATAAATCAGAATAAACTTTTGATTTTTTTGACGTGGAGAATGGATATAAATTTCTCAATATATTTAATGGAATATAACCTAACTCTTTATACGTATCATTAAATATTCTATCCAATGCATCTAATACATTATTTGACAAACTGGATTCAAAACTAAATTTTGAATTGGGTAAAATCTTATAAGATAAGATTTGCTGTCTCTGAAAATTATATGAATTTATTTCATTAAAAAAATCAGCAATATTTTTTATGTAAATAATATTTACTTCCTTGAACCTATTACTTAAAGAAGAATGCAATTTTTTATCTTCTCCGCTTTCGTGCCCAAAATCAGTATGATTAAAAGATATGAAGAATAAGCTTGGAATATTATAGTTTGTACAATAAATTGCTGCACTTCCTATTATTTCCCAGTCGTTTATACTTTTTGTTTTGTTATGAAAAGGAGCCTGTCTTTGTTTTAGCCTCTCAAAACTTTCATTTTTTATTCCTTCAGGAGTGTTAATTTTTATTCCATTTTCTAATATCTTATCAATTGAAGAAAGCTGTTCTTCTAAATGTTGTCTTGGATTATTAAAAAGAACCGGAAGGTTTTCAGAATTTGAAGGATTTTTGTTTATAAAATTTAATTTCCGTTCAATATCTTTTCTCCATTTAATTTTATGTCGTTCCCATTCTTCAATTATATTATTATGCACCAAAAGACTTATTTCTCCTTGATCAATTAAGTTCTTTAAGTGTGTAATATATTTGCTATACGAATTATGGTCTATCAAATGTCTAAGAGAACAAGTATCAATTAATACATACTTCATATGGAATCATTATTTTTTATATAATTTACAGAATATAAGTATTATCATAATTTTGATAATGTTATTTGCTAAGGAAAAGTTGTGTTCATTAAGATAGCCAACTATTTATATACAAGAATTGATCAATTTCATCATTCATTAAAGCATAGGTAAAATAGTGGAGTGGATTTAGAAAGTATAAAAAACTTCTGATAATATCTTTATGGCTGTATTCTTCTATCAAAGAAAAATTTGAATAATATTCTAAAAAATTTCTATCATAATGCGCTACAGATTTATTTCTAATTTTAGGCATTATTTTGTCGTAATCAAATTCATCCTTGAAATCTGCCAATTCTCTGTTTAGCATATCAAAGAAAGTATGAAAAAACTCTTCATAATCCTTTTTTACTGTCTTATAGATTTCTCCTTTAAATTTATAATAGGTATTAATTGTCTCGTAAGCAATCAAATATGCAATTTTAATGTTATAATAATTTTCCCATTCAGATTTAGATCTCTGAAGGTTTCTATAAACACAGAGCCAATCTATATAACTGGTCGTTACAAAACAAAAAAACTCAACTTTGAGTTTATGAGCTTTTGCCAAATTCTTTACATCATCATTATCATTTTTTTAAAATAATTCAGTTTGTGCAATTTCATCAGTACATTTTTTGAGCTCAACCTCATAATGAGAAATTTTTTCATCTACTTCTTTAAAAGTCATTATCTTCATTATCAATTATTTTTTTGTCTTTGCGATTTCAGGTTTTAGGAGTTTAAAGAATTCATTTAATCCTTTGAAATATCCTTCCAAAAATTCTTTACTATTTTGGTCAAAATCCCAAATTTTGTGTTTAGTGTAAGAATACAATTTTGGGGAGAATTTATGTGATGTCCAAAACATTCTAAAACAATCTATAATTCGATAATCATATTGATAACTATTTGTTTTTAATCGCTCATAAATATTTAAAGTCCTACTTTCATCAAAATTAAGTTCTATTGAAATTCTATTGTTTTCAATAATTAGATGAACATTATCAACGAAATCATCGCATCGGCATAACCATTCTTCTCCATCTTGAAAAACAATGAATTTTTTATTCTTTGAAAATGTATTTAACAAATCACATCTATCAAAAGCAAAATCTTTATTAGATTTAATAATAGATATATCAAATTTATTTGTTTTTGTCTTAAAACTTTCTTTTTCAAAATCAGAGCTACTTAAAATACTTCCAATTTCTTCAATTGCATCTTGAAAAATACTGTCATCATCTTTCCCTTTTTTATAATCATTCCAACCGTTTGCTTCGTCATCTGTTCTTCGAAATAAAACACCCATCTCTCTGTTGTGCTTTTGCGAATACTCATAAAGATTCATAGAAGTTACCAATAGATATTTCTCGTTATAAAGACACTTACTGTGTAAATTTGAATGAAATAATAAGTTTAAATTTTCAATCTCATCAAATTTTTCACGTTCTTTCTTTGATAATTCTCCTTCTTTATAAATCAAAGTGATTTCTACGCTCCTTTTCTCTGCTTGTTTTAGAAGGTTAAATATTTTATCTGAAATTTTTATATAAGGACTTATGATAATTAATTCTTTTTCTGACGTTTCAATTATTTTAGGAATCCATTCCAATAATTTTTCTTTGTTGAGAAATTCAGCCATATTATTCTTTTGGTTTTATATCTTACGGTTTTCCGTAATCCACAGTTTTTAGTTTTTCATTCAATTTTTTAATCCGCTTCATCAATTCTTCAAAATCCAAAGATTCTCCGTAAAACATATTTTCCTGCATTGTTTTGTAGTCTTGTTCCCAAAGTGAAATAACTTCATCCGGCGGAATAATATTCAATGTTTTAGGTGTATGTAAATCATAAGAGATTCCTCTTAGTGGTGTATATTTCTTTCGATGCTCTACAATGGTTTCAAATAACTCTTTATTTTCTAAAGCTTCTTTACCATACGGATGATCCATCAGCCTTTCCAAATCATATAAATGCCTGGTCATTCTCAAATGGCGAATCTTATCTTTGGGCTTCAAAAATTCTTCGTGCAGAAGAAGTATTTTTTCCAAAAATGTTCTTGTAGGTATAACTACCGAAACATCAAATGGTTTTATTGCGAACTTCTGTTCCGGGAACACACTTCCAATAATAGATTCAATTGGTCTGGATTCTGCGGGTTCCATTAAGGAACGAGAGCCAATTTCTATCAAAACTCTCTGTGGCAAATAGTCTCCCTGCTCTACAATAGACTGGTATTGTAATTCTATAGTGTGCGGATCGCTGGTATCATCAATTTCATTATTGGTTACCAATTCATATTCTTCATCCGGAATTCCAAGTTCTTTCAACTGAATTTTTAATTCATTAAAAAAATCTGTTATGATAAATTTCCCAGATGCCTTTCTTAATTTTTTGATTTGTGTCTTTGATAATTCGCCATCGAATCCTAAAAATTTCCGGTCAATAGCTAAATCAATATCTTCGGAAAACCTGTCAATTAAATGATATGCTTTACTCAAGGATGTCCCACCTTTGAATACGAAATGTTCTGCAAATCTTGATGAAAAAACCGCTTTGAGTACCATTGTTACCCACCAATCTTTTTCCACAGCTTGAACCGGCAAGCCTAAACGATTGTTAACCTGCTCTAAAATTTCTATCCTTCTCTTTTTCGATAGTTTTAACCACTCATTCATTTGCTTTAATTATTTAAGGATAAAACTTCATTTCGCACCCAAACCGGAGCATTTAAAATTTCTTCTTTTAAAATTTCTACCGGAACTTTCTCCAATGCCTGATTGATTTTTGGTTTAACTTCGTCCGTAATATTCTCTTTTCCTAATTCCTTCAAACCCTGTACAATATTGGACAGGACTTTATTTTTTATTGCCAAATTCTTAGGAGCTGTTTTCTTAAAAGTAATTGTTCTTTTCCCCACTTTGATTTTACGGGGAGCACCGTCTGTAAGATAAATTACATTCATAGGGATTTGAGTAGATATTCCCAATTGCTGTAAAGCATAAATGCCTGTAGGAATAATCCGTATTTTATCTCTTTTCGCAATTGCTTCGGCTATACTTTCTGTAGATGGATACAATATCCCTAATTCTTTATCAATTTTGGGATAGAGGTATATGCCGTGTGCTAATCTTACTAGAAGTTGTTTTTTTTCTAAACGTAGCAATACCTTTTTCACGTTTTCGGCAGTACCAAACTCCGCAAAATCTGAAACAAAAATTATCGCTCCTTTTTTTAAATTTAATATCTTATCTTCTAGCTGACTATGAATAGATTGCATTATTAAAAATACTTATTATTTGTCCCAAATTTAGTGAAAATTTGGGACAGTATTTTATTGTTTAATGAAAATAATATTTTCTTGATAAACTTAAATTTCAATAATAAACCTAATTGGTTTATTAACCAAATTCAGGTTTATTCTGTCCCAAAAATTTACTATAATTGGGACAAAACATTTGCGATATGCTACACATTTTGTAGCATATCGCAAATGAAATATGATCGTATAAACTCCGTTGTAACTCCGAAGAAGCTCCGTTC
This genomic stretch from Chryseobacterium sp. POL2 harbors:
- a CDS encoding DUF6088 family protein translates to MQSIHSQLEDKILNLKKGAIIFVSDFAEFGTAENVKKVLLRLEKKQLLVRLAHGIYLYPKIDKELGILYPSTESIAEAIAKRDKIRIIPTGIYALQQLGISTQIPMNVIYLTDGAPRKIKVGKRTITFKKTAPKNLAIKNKVLSNIVQGLKELGKENITDEVKPKINQALEKVPVEILKEEILNAPVWVRNEVLSLNN
- a CDS encoding phospholipase D family protein translates to MAEFLNKEKLLEWIPKIIETSEKELIIISPYIKISDKIFNLLKQAEKRSVEITLIYKEGELSKKEREKFDEIENLNLLFHSNLHSKCLYNEKYLLVTSMNLYEYSQKHNREMGVLFRRTDDEANGWNDYKKGKDDDSIFQDAIEEIGSILSSSDFEKESFKTKTNKFDISIIKSNKDFAFDRCDLLNTFSKNKKFIVFQDGEEWLCRCDDFVDNVHLIIENNRISIELNFDESRTLNIYERLKTNSYQYDYRIIDCFRMFWTSHKFSPKLYSYTKHKIWDFDQNSKEFLEGYFKGLNEFFKLLKPEIAKTKK
- a CDS encoding PIN domain-containing protein, with product MKYVLIDTCSLRHLIDHNSYSKYITHLKNLIDQGEISLLVHNNIIEEWERHKIKWRKDIERKLNFINKNPSNSENLPVLFNNPRQHLEEQLSSIDKILENGIKINTPEGIKNESFERLKQRQAPFHNKTKSINDWEIIGSAAIYCTNYNIPSLFFISFNHTDFGHESGEDKKLHSSLSNRFKEVNIIYIKNIADFFNEINSYNFQRQQILSYKILPNSKFSFESSLSNNVLDALDRIFNDTYKELGYIPLNILRNLYPFSTSKKSKVYSDLFRLSNVNAELVHFFKNVKIQKNGKIIFKEPVEVKGIRDYEKKTRESLRNLRRNIIYYLDEHTSREEVEIEYHSNIKCDCYKCNYEKFNFYKALENLEKCKSIDNRERLKMAYYHYKLGNLSSAICLYKEILPSAIQNKEFFIYLIANYNLKNIAPLLKNIFRNYSLNEKLSDELNEIDLYEIALQVKGHIDYNFAEFLVDESYFNWAFQKITELSNSIIEHYNMQLRGGWSSNSKIWSLINEFAKLQQFIKENYIICDEYDHFTKLFDSTLEGILASYALEPDQGRKNL
- a CDS encoding nucleotidyl transferase AbiEii/AbiGii toxin family protein encodes the protein MNEWLKLSKKRRIEILEQVNNRLGLPVQAVEKDWWVTMVLKAVFSSRFAEHFVFKGGTSLSKAYHLIDRFSEDIDLAIDRKFLGFDGELSKTQIKKLRKASGKFIITDFFNELKIQLKELGIPDEEYELVTNNEIDDTSDPHTIELQYQSIVEQGDYLPQRVLIEIGSRSLMEPAESRPIESIIGSVFPEQKFAIKPFDVSVVIPTRTFLEKILLLHEEFLKPKDKIRHLRMTRHLYDLERLMDHPYGKEALENKELFETIVEHRKKYTPLRGISYDLHTPKTLNIIPPDEVISLWEQDYKTMQENMFYGESLDFEELMKRIKKLNEKLKTVDYGKP